In one window of Nocardioides sp. DNA:
- a CDS encoding DUF881 domain-containing protein, whose product MLDRPTPWRVASGAVLLLAALLAVVSFNSSAGTDLRPGRYGDLEGLVQRESGKVQRQQAEVADLETRVQRLSKAVVDDSVREAQTRADSVGIAAGFSEVSGPAVTITLSDAPADLAQAAPADRANDYVVHQQDIQAVVNALWAGGAKAVTVQGQRIISTTGIKCEGSMVTLHGVPYPQPYVISAVGDLATLLTSIELNQRVAAFRADAANPAIAIGWDLATQAEATAPAYSAPVSLAFAKEVGH is encoded by the coding sequence ATGCTCGACAGACCTACTCCCTGGCGCGTCGCCAGTGGCGCGGTGCTGTTGTTGGCGGCGCTGCTCGCGGTGGTGAGTTTCAACTCGAGCGCGGGTACGGATCTGCGTCCGGGCCGTTACGGCGACCTGGAGGGGCTGGTCCAGCGGGAGAGTGGCAAGGTCCAGCGTCAGCAGGCCGAGGTGGCCGACCTGGAGACGCGCGTACAACGCCTGTCCAAAGCCGTCGTCGACGACAGCGTGCGCGAGGCCCAGACCCGGGCCGACTCGGTCGGGATCGCGGCCGGTTTCAGCGAGGTCAGCGGCCCCGCTGTCACGATCACCCTCTCCGACGCCCCCGCCGACCTCGCGCAGGCCGCACCGGCCGACCGGGCCAACGACTATGTCGTGCACCAACAAGACATCCAGGCAGTCGTCAACGCGCTGTGGGCCGGCGGGGCGAAGGCGGTCACGGTGCAGGGGCAGCGGATCATCTCGACCACGGGCATCAAGTGCGAGGGCTCGATGGTCACCCTGCACGGCGTGCCGTATCCCCAGCCGTACGTCATCTCGGCGGTCGGCGACCTGGCCACCTTGCTGACCTCGATCGAGCTCAACCAGAGGGTCGCGGCGTTCCGCGCCGATGCCGCCAACCCTGCGATCGCCATCGGATGGGACCTGGCGACGCAGGCGGAGGCGACCGCACCGGCCTATTCGGCGCCGGTGTCACTGGCGTTCGCCAAGGAGGTCGGGCACTAA
- a CDS encoding cell division protein CrgA: protein MRAHQTSRSRAVSKSTTRKSSDEAAYADPSSGPLLSVRFIVAVLLIALGIAWIAYYYLVVRPDPTVLDAKAGGPAIFDTLRDWKGMNWNYIGGFLAIFVGLLISAHKSTPLGRGRGVVTGMLFCFLFGLLWICTFYVIAEDPKIPVMNDLHNYNLVVGIAFMAVGFGFATKWE from the coding sequence ATCAGGGCGCACCAGACCAGCAGGAGCAGAGCAGTGTCGAAGTCCACCACCCGGAAGTCGAGCGACGAGGCGGCGTACGCCGATCCCAGCAGTGGACCGCTCCTGTCCGTCCGCTTCATCGTCGCGGTCCTGCTGATCGCACTGGGCATCGCCTGGATCGCCTACTACTACCTCGTCGTGCGCCCCGACCCCACCGTGCTGGACGCGAAGGCCGGTGGCCCCGCGATCTTCGACACCCTTCGTGACTGGAAGGGGATGAACTGGAACTACATCGGCGGCTTCCTGGCGATCTTCGTCGGCCTGCTGATCTCCGCGCACAAGTCGACGCCGCTGGGTCGTGGCCGTGGCGTCGTGACCGGGATGCTGTTCTGCTTCCTCTTCGGCTTGCTGTGGATCTGCACGTTCTATGTCATCGCCGAGGACCCCAAGATCCCGGTGATGAACGACCTGCACAACTACAACCTCGTGGTCGGCATCGCCTTCATGGCCGTGGGCTTCGGCTTCGCGACCAAGTGGGAATAG
- a CDS encoding 1-acyl-sn-glycerol-3-phosphate acyltransferase, giving the protein MIWFVRRFVIAPAVVVIDWFLWATAPLWLIGAAALSPLFPGRWRVLRLIWICIVYATMEGLLLLILFGLWLSSGFGRRIRTPYFEGIHYDLVQGTLWLLFKEFKRVLNLTIETVGPTPDAFPGHPLLVCCRHAGPGDSFTLVHALMHDYHREPRVVLKDTLAWDPAIGVLLTRLPARFISPNPGAGEDLESQIAELASNLDSDDAFVIFPEGGNFTPARRTRAIERLRKMGLERMAAKAEAMIHVLAPRPGGFIAALDAAPDADVLLVAHTGLDHLTTVADLWRALPMDKRIIIRWWRIARSDIPAGREEQIDWLYDRWAEIDEWIEANR; this is encoded by the coding sequence GTGATCTGGTTCGTCCGGCGCTTCGTGATCGCGCCGGCCGTCGTGGTGATCGACTGGTTCCTCTGGGCGACCGCGCCGCTGTGGCTGATCGGTGCCGCGGCGCTCTCACCGCTCTTCCCGGGCCGCTGGCGGGTGTTGCGGCTGATCTGGATCTGCATCGTCTACGCGACGATGGAGGGGCTGCTCTTGCTGATCCTCTTCGGGCTCTGGCTCTCGTCGGGCTTCGGTCGCCGGATCAGGACGCCGTACTTCGAGGGCATTCACTATGACCTCGTGCAGGGCACCTTGTGGCTGCTCTTCAAGGAGTTCAAGCGGGTGCTCAACCTGACCATCGAGACGGTCGGCCCGACGCCGGACGCGTTCCCGGGTCACCCGCTGTTGGTGTGTTGTCGCCATGCCGGGCCGGGGGATTCGTTCACGCTGGTGCACGCGCTGATGCACGACTATCACCGTGAACCTCGCGTCGTACTCAAGGACACCCTCGCTTGGGACCCTGCCATCGGCGTGCTGCTGACGCGGCTGCCGGCGCGGTTCATCTCGCCCAACCCGGGGGCGGGAGAGGACCTGGAGAGTCAGATCGCCGAACTCGCCAGCAACCTGGATTCCGACGACGCGTTCGTGATCTTCCCCGAGGGCGGCAACTTCACCCCAGCCCGACGTACGCGTGCCATCGAGCGGCTGCGCAAGATGGGCTTGGAACGGATGGCCGCCAAGGCCGAGGCGATGATCCACGTCCTGGCCCCGCGCCCCGGTGGCTTCATCGCCGCGCTGGATGCGGCGCCCGACGCCGACGTCCTGCTCGTCGCCCACACCGGCCTGGACCACCTGACCACGGTGGCCGACCTGTGGCGTGCGCTGCCGATGGACAAGCGGATCATCATCCGCTGGTGGCGGATCGCGCGCTCAGACATCCCCGCGGGACGCGAGGAACAGATCGACTGGCTCTATGACCGCTGGGCCGAGATCGATGAGTGGATCGAGGCCAATCGCTGA
- a CDS encoding patatin-like phospholipase family protein: MTTAFVLGGGGVLGAVEVGMLRALLEKGHKPDLVLGTSVGALNGAMVAKFPDPEVIERLVALWHAAGETREVYGDKPIKSVRRAVATRTHLYSAKPLTARLREELGDVTFEELPVRFQVCAASIERAAEHWFDSGPVVEAVVASAAVPGLLPPAKVGDEHFLDGGIVNSIPVGRAVKLGATRIFVLQVGRIGRPLKAPTKPWEVARVSFEIARRHRFVREMSEVPEGVEAYVLPTAATSTRDDSMLAFRDFTGVRDKIDQTYAAALAYLQEQGL, translated from the coding sequence ATGACGACCGCTTTCGTGCTCGGGGGCGGCGGCGTCCTCGGCGCCGTCGAGGTCGGCATGTTGCGCGCGCTGTTGGAGAAGGGCCACAAACCCGACCTGGTCCTGGGCACCAGCGTCGGCGCGCTCAACGGCGCCATGGTCGCCAAGTTCCCCGACCCCGAGGTGATCGAGCGACTCGTCGCGCTGTGGCACGCCGCCGGGGAGACCCGCGAGGTCTATGGCGACAAGCCGATCAAGTCCGTACGCCGGGCGGTCGCCACGCGTACGCATCTCTACTCCGCCAAGCCGCTCACGGCCCGACTGCGCGAGGAACTCGGGGACGTCACCTTCGAGGAGTTGCCGGTCCGATTCCAGGTCTGCGCCGCCTCGATCGAGCGTGCGGCCGAGCACTGGTTCGACTCCGGCCCGGTCGTCGAGGCGGTCGTCGCCAGCGCGGCCGTCCCGGGGCTGCTGCCGCCCGCCAAGGTCGGCGACGAGCACTTCCTCGACGGCGGCATCGTGAACTCCATCCCGGTCGGGCGCGCGGTCAAGCTCGGCGCCACCAGGATCTTCGTCCTCCAGGTGGGCCGGATCGGCCGACCCCTCAAAGCACCCACCAAGCCGTGGGAGGTCGCCCGGGTCTCCTTCGAGATCGCGCGGCGCCACCGGTTCGTCCGCGAGATGTCCGAGGTGCCCGAGGGGGTTGAGGCGTACGTCTTGCCGACCGCCGCCACGTCCACGCGCGACGACTCCATGCTCGCCTTTCGTGACTTCACCGGGGTGCGCGACAAGATCGACCAGACGTACGCCGCGGCGCTGGCCTATCTCCAAGAGCAGGGCCTGTGA
- a CDS encoding DUF3817 domain-containing protein, translating to MRQLFTWYRILALIVGVLLAFCALVAAPLKYLAPDGSGIQHFGEQASILWVVHGWIFMVYVVVAFLLCRKAKWSYAYTLVTLAAGLIPLLIFWVERDVVHRIRTQHPQLA from the coding sequence GTGCGACAACTCTTCACCTGGTATCGGATCCTCGCGCTGATCGTCGGCGTCCTCCTCGCGTTCTGCGCCCTCGTGGCGGCGCCGCTGAAATACCTCGCGCCCGACGGTTCCGGGATCCAACACTTCGGTGAGCAGGCCAGCATCTTGTGGGTGGTGCACGGCTGGATCTTCATGGTCTACGTCGTGGTGGCGTTCCTGCTCTGCCGCAAGGCCAAGTGGTCGTACGCGTACACGCTCGTCACGCTCGCGGCGGGCCTGATCCCGCTGCTGATCTTCTGGGTCGAGCGCGACGTCGTACACCGGATCCGCACGCAGCACCCCCAACTGGCCTAA
- a CDS encoding SURF1 family protein, translated as MPPDPERSPLILLRPRYWAIHLLAIVATTFALGMGVWQYQSWEAKRDRETLDLTKTEAIPVLDAIGPDDPFPADQLGQPVTIKGTWLPDSTVYVETEEGYWAATPIKVEGTESAIYVVRGTTDQATGKPPTGETDLVGWLQPPQGARVSDDDPTDDVLPQLRIADAIQHVDGDLFGAYAVLDTAREATNPGTDGLTQATLAEVPGAARTTGLRNIFYSAEWIIFAGFALFVWWRWMRDEVHGRPDDEEADEDPAPE; from the coding sequence GTGCCACCCGACCCCGAGCGCAGCCCGCTGATCCTGCTGCGACCGAGGTATTGGGCGATTCATCTGCTCGCGATCGTCGCCACGACGTTCGCGCTCGGGATGGGGGTGTGGCAATACCAATCGTGGGAGGCCAAGCGCGATCGCGAGACGCTCGACCTGACCAAGACCGAAGCCATCCCAGTCCTCGACGCGATCGGACCCGACGACCCGTTTCCCGCCGACCAACTCGGTCAACCCGTGACGATCAAAGGCACCTGGCTCCCGGACTCGACGGTCTATGTCGAGACAGAGGAGGGCTATTGGGCGGCTACGCCGATCAAAGTCGAGGGCACCGAATCGGCGATCTACGTCGTTCGCGGCACCACAGACCAGGCGACCGGCAAGCCGCCGACCGGGGAGACTGACCTCGTCGGCTGGCTGCAACCTCCCCAGGGCGCGCGCGTCTCCGACGACGACCCCACCGACGACGTACTCCCGCAACTGCGCATCGCCGACGCCATCCAGCACGTCGACGGGGACCTCTTCGGGGCGTACGCCGTGCTCGACACCGCGCGTGAGGCCACCAACCCCGGCACCGACGGACTCACGCAGGCCACGCTGGCCGAGGTGCCGGGAGCCGCGCGTACGACCGGTCTGCGCAACATCTTCTATTCGGCCGAGTGGATCATCTTCGCCGGGTTCGCGCTGTTCGTGTGGTGGCGGTGGATGCGTGACGAGGTGCACGGGCGACCAGACGACGAGGAAGCCGACGAAGACCCGGCCCCCGAGTAG
- a CDS encoding FBP domain-containing protein, protein MQPLTSTEIRACFVNCTKGEASRLPLPRDLDEIPWDHLDFLGWTDPGSPQAAYLVAIGDGGPVGIVLRLGSGRGASGRSNMCSICATFHSSSDVALMVAARAGASGRAGNTVGTYLCANLACSLYARGRLRPARVQPVETLSVEDKITRLHLHLDAFVRRVLS, encoded by the coding sequence ATGCAGCCCTTGACCTCCACCGAGATCCGCGCCTGCTTCGTCAACTGTACGAAGGGCGAGGCGTCGCGACTGCCGCTACCCCGAGACCTCGACGAGATCCCCTGGGATCACCTGGATTTCCTCGGCTGGACCGATCCGGGCTCGCCACAGGCGGCGTACCTGGTCGCGATCGGCGACGGCGGACCGGTCGGCATCGTGCTGCGTCTCGGCTCTGGCCGCGGCGCCTCGGGCCGGTCCAACATGTGCTCGATCTGCGCGACCTTCCACTCGTCGTCCGACGTGGCCTTGATGGTCGCGGCGCGCGCCGGAGCGTCCGGGCGCGCGGGCAACACGGTGGGTACGTACCTCTGCGCAAACTTGGCGTGCTCGCTGTACGCGCGCGGTCGGTTGCGGCCCGCCCGGGTGCAGCCGGTCGAGACGTTGTCGGTGGAGGACAAGATCACCCGGCTGCATCTGCATCTGGACGCATTCGTACGACGGGTGCTGAGCTGA
- a CDS encoding cytochrome P450 — protein MALTDVIHDPDSYVAGAPLDALDELREIGDGVHRVREPDGPGYWLVTRHADVRAVLRDASVFSSWLGATQVRDPATPQDLAYVRRMMLNMDPPEHTRLRQPMVRSFTMRAVAQLESRIGGHVAGILERGLEPLVERTVVRSTSDDPGAERTNRVLSLDFAKEIAADLPLLAMADVLGVPAQDRLLMFDWSNRVIGFQDPDYATSASFDPASGSAIAREAWALRPTPDESGRMPDPRTRAGMPDLYAYAHLLATAKRAEPGDDVMSNWLAGGLGEDDPVSVEEFENMFWLFAVAGNETLRNGLPGGMIALLDHPDAQRELRDNPALLDSAVEEMLRWWTPVMVFRRTATRDSVIGATRIAAGDKVVVSFLAANRDPREFEDPAAFRIDRFVDGGSGRHLVFGHGPHLCLGAHLARLQMRTLFSALLAKTTWIEPAGDPVFLRSSFQRGVKRLPVRLR, from the coding sequence GTGGCCCTCACCGACGTCATCCACGACCCGGACAGCTATGTCGCGGGGGCGCCGCTCGACGCCCTGGACGAGTTGCGCGAGATCGGCGACGGGGTGCACCGGGTCCGCGAACCGGACGGCCCCGGCTATTGGCTGGTGACGCGGCACGCGGACGTGCGCGCGGTGCTGCGCGACGCGTCGGTGTTCTCGTCCTGGCTGGGAGCGACCCAGGTGCGTGACCCGGCAACCCCGCAGGATCTGGCGTACGTGCGCCGGATGATGCTCAACATGGACCCGCCCGAGCACACCCGGCTGCGACAGCCGATGGTGCGCTCGTTCACGATGCGCGCGGTCGCGCAGTTGGAGTCGCGGATCGGGGGGCACGTCGCCGGGATCTTGGAACGCGGCCTCGAACCGCTGGTCGAGCGGACCGTGGTCCGCTCGACCAGCGACGATCCGGGGGCTGAGCGGACAAATCGGGTGCTGAGTCTCGACTTCGCCAAGGAAATCGCGGCGGATCTGCCGTTGTTGGCGATGGCCGATGTGCTCGGCGTGCCAGCCCAGGACCGGCTGTTGATGTTCGACTGGTCCAACCGCGTGATCGGGTTCCAGGATCCCGACTACGCGACGAGCGCGTCCTTCGATCCGGCGTCGGGCAGCGCGATCGCGCGTGAGGCGTGGGCGCTGCGACCGACGCCGGACGAGTCGGGGCGGATGCCGGATCCGCGCACTCGCGCCGGCATGCCCGACCTCTACGCGTACGCCCACCTGCTCGCCACCGCGAAGCGTGCCGAGCCCGGCGACGACGTGATGTCCAACTGGCTCGCGGGCGGGCTGGGTGAGGACGACCCGGTGTCGGTCGAGGAGTTCGAAAACATGTTCTGGCTGTTCGCGGTCGCGGGCAACGAGACGCTGCGCAACGGCCTTCCGGGCGGCATGATCGCGTTGCTGGACCATCCCGACGCACAGCGAGAGTTGCGCGACAACCCGGCGCTGCTCGATTCTGCCGTCGAGGAGATGCTGCGCTGGTGGACGCCGGTGATGGTGTTTCGGCGTACGGCCACTCGTGACTCGGTGATCGGCGCCACCAGGATCGCGGCTGGCGACAAGGTCGTGGTCAGTTTTCTCGCGGCCAACCGGGATCCACGTGAGTTCGAGGACCCCGCTGCGTTCCGGATCGACCGGTTCGTCGACGGCGGCTCTGGGCGGCACCTCGTGTTCGGCCACGGCCCGCACCTGTGCCTGGGCGCGCACCTGGCCCGGCTTCAGATGCGTACGCTCTTCAGCGCGCTGCTCGCGAAGACCACCTGGATCGAACCAGCCGGCGACCCGGTCTTCTTGCGCTCGTCGTTCCAGCGCGGCGTGAAGCGCCTGCCCGTACGCCTGCGCTGA
- a CDS encoding alpha/beta hydrolase translates to MKKIGDGDHHVLCLHGWFGSADGWGFWPDVADTSSYTWWFPDMRGYGARRGETGEFTMKEYAADALAAADEAGLSRFSLVGHSMGGKAVASLLAQAGADRVRALVGLTPVAPAPVPLDADGEGLFFGAPASDDNRRAILDFTTGNRNSGVWLDRMVAFSRENSDEAAFDGAVKSWVGDDYLADVGRPDTPIAVIVGEHDPALSAEVMRQSWMQIYPNVELIEVPNAGHYPMFETPVQLATLIEGFLGQH, encoded by the coding sequence ATGAAGAAGATCGGCGACGGTGACCACCACGTCTTGTGCCTGCATGGCTGGTTCGGTTCCGCGGACGGCTGGGGCTTCTGGCCCGACGTGGCGGACACCTCCTCGTACACCTGGTGGTTCCCCGACATGCGCGGGTATGGCGCGCGTCGCGGCGAGACCGGCGAGTTCACGATGAAGGAGTACGCCGCCGACGCGCTCGCCGCTGCGGACGAGGCCGGACTCTCACGGTTCTCGTTGGTCGGGCACTCGATGGGAGGCAAGGCGGTCGCGTCGTTGCTGGCCCAGGCGGGTGCGGACCGCGTACGCGCTCTCGTCGGTCTGACGCCGGTCGCGCCGGCGCCGGTGCCGCTCGACGCCGACGGCGAGGGCCTCTTCTTCGGGGCGCCCGCCTCGGACGACAACCGGCGCGCGATCCTCGACTTCACCACCGGCAACCGCAACTCGGGTGTCTGGCTGGACCGGATGGTCGCGTTCTCGCGGGAGAACTCTGACGAGGCCGCCTTCGACGGCGCCGTGAAGTCGTGGGTCGGTGACGACTATCTGGCTGACGTGGGTCGTCCCGACACTCCTATCGCGGTCATCGTGGGCGAGCACGACCCCGCGCTGTCGGCCGAGGTGATGCGGCAGTCCTGGATGCAGATCTATCCGAACGTCGAACTGATCGAGGTGCCCAACGCCGGGCACTACCCGATGTTCGAGACGCCGGTGCAGTTGGCGACCCTGATCGAGGGGTTCTTGGGCCAGCACTGA
- a CDS encoding amino acid permease, with the protein MTMSLREQLLRKKPLALADDPDHAHAGPDLNRTIGTFQLMLFGVGGTVGTGIFFVLQEAVPDAGPAVIVAFLLAGVAAGLSALCYAELAGAIPVSGSTYSYAYHALGEVFAMVIAACVILEYGVAGSAVAVGWSGYFNELLDKTLGITIPDALSYSPIPVEGATQGLVNLPAIVLVVMCSLLLIRGASESARVNTIMVLIKLGVLVLFSIIALTAFRADRFDNFWAAGSAGITAAAGTIFFSFIGLDSISTAGEEVKDPQKALPRALIGALFVVVGIYLLVAVAGVGSQPMAAFSSEEQQNAGLSVILENITGSNVPGTILAAGAVISIFSVTLVTLYGQTRILFAMGRDRMLPARFAEVDSRTLTPRFNTYVVMVAVALIAGFVPADYLWDTVSIGTLIAFSVVATGVLVLRRTRPDLHRPFKVPGYPVTPVLTIAACIYVLSGLAAITWVIFGCWLAVIMAYYFLIGRHRSRLNEDVAP; encoded by the coding sequence ATGACGATGTCACTGCGCGAGCAACTGCTGCGCAAGAAGCCGCTGGCCTTGGCCGACGATCCCGACCACGCACATGCGGGCCCGGACCTCAACCGGACGATCGGCACCTTCCAACTGATGCTCTTCGGCGTCGGGGGCACGGTCGGCACCGGCATCTTCTTCGTCCTCCAAGAGGCAGTGCCCGACGCCGGTCCCGCAGTGATCGTGGCCTTCCTGCTCGCGGGAGTAGCCGCCGGGCTGTCGGCGCTGTGCTACGCCGAGCTCGCCGGCGCGATCCCGGTCAGTGGGTCGACGTACTCCTACGCCTACCACGCCTTGGGCGAGGTGTTCGCGATGGTGATCGCCGCCTGCGTGATCTTGGAGTACGGCGTCGCGGGCAGCGCGGTCGCGGTCGGCTGGAGCGGCTATTTCAACGAGTTGCTCGACAAGACGCTGGGGATCACGATCCCGGACGCGCTGTCGTACTCCCCCATTCCCGTCGAAGGGGCCACCCAGGGACTGGTCAACCTGCCCGCCATCGTGCTCGTGGTGATGTGCTCGCTGCTGCTGATCCGCGGCGCGAGCGAGTCGGCGCGCGTCAACACGATCATGGTGCTGATCAAGCTCGGCGTGCTCGTACTCTTCTCGATCATCGCGCTCACCGCTTTCCGGGCCGACCGCTTCGACAACTTCTGGGCAGCGGGCTCGGCCGGGATCACCGCCGCGGCAGGCACGATCTTCTTCTCCTTCATCGGCCTGGACTCCATCTCGACCGCAGGTGAAGAAGTCAAGGATCCACAGAAGGCACTGCCCCGCGCGCTGATCGGGGCCCTGTTCGTCGTGGTCGGCATCTATCTGCTGGTGGCGGTCGCCGGTGTCGGCTCGCAGCCGATGGCGGCGTTCTCGTCCGAGGAGCAGCAGAACGCCGGACTTTCGGTGATCTTGGAGAACATCACCGGCAGCAACGTGCCCGGCACCATCCTGGCCGCCGGTGCGGTGATCTCGATTTTCTCGGTGACGCTGGTGACGCTCTATGGCCAGACCCGCATCCTGTTCGCGATGGGCCGCGACCGGATGCTGCCCGCCCGCTTCGCCGAGGTCGACTCACGCACTCTGACACCGCGCTTCAACACGTACGTCGTGATGGTGGCGGTCGCGCTGATCGCCGGATTCGTGCCCGCGGACTACCTCTGGGACACGGTCTCGATCGGCACCCTGATCGCCTTCTCCGTAGTCGCGACCGGCGTGCTGGTGCTGCGGCGTACGCGGCCCGACCTGCACCGACCGTTCAAGGTGCCGGGCTACCCGGTAACCCCGGTGCTGACCATCGCGGCCTGCATCTATGTGCTGTCGGGACTCGCCGCGATCACCTGGGTGATCTTCGGGTGCTGGCTGGCCGTGATCATGGCCTACTACTTCCTGATCGGCCGTCACCGGTCGCGGCTCAATGAGGATGTGGCGCCATGA
- a CDS encoding universal stress protein has product MTIVAGFPFNGQDSAGIELGATLARSAEQDLRIVTIVPAPWGTPAASGTDREFQAWAEEAAAHSVAEAEALIAQHCGGIEASAVAVHARSVPGGLLAEAERVEAAMLVVGSGHDGAYGRIALSSTADRLLHSATLPVAVATRGYLSSEHGRVTRATCAFRGDEVSRRTLEATSSICRDIGAALRIATFAVRGRAMRTSGISSINEDAVLAAWVEQAERMQAEALAELSQAGILPADVETQVAAGGSWAATLDRFSWDRDEVLVIGSSSASFMSRLFLGSSGTKIVRHSPVPVIVVP; this is encoded by the coding sequence ATGACGATCGTCGCGGGATTCCCTTTCAACGGTCAGGACTCCGCCGGCATCGAGTTAGGTGCCACGCTGGCGCGATCGGCGGAGCAGGACCTGCGCATCGTCACGATCGTGCCTGCGCCGTGGGGCACTCCGGCAGCCAGCGGCACCGACCGCGAGTTCCAGGCCTGGGCCGAGGAGGCTGCGGCGCACAGCGTCGCCGAGGCGGAGGCTTTGATCGCCCAGCACTGCGGCGGCATCGAGGCCAGCGCGGTCGCGGTGCATGCGCGTTCCGTACCCGGAGGTCTGCTCGCCGAAGCCGAGCGGGTGGAGGCAGCGATGCTGGTCGTCGGGTCGGGACACGATGGGGCGTACGGTCGGATCGCGCTGAGCTCGACGGCCGACCGGCTGCTGCACTCGGCGACCCTTCCGGTGGCTGTGGCCACACGCGGCTACCTCTCCTCCGAACACGGGCGGGTCACCCGAGCCACCTGCGCGTTCAGAGGCGACGAGGTGTCCAGGCGTACGCTCGAAGCCACCTCCTCGATCTGCCGCGACATCGGCGCGGCCCTGCGGATCGCGACGTTCGCCGTACGCGGTCGAGCGATGCGTACGTCGGGGATCTCCTCGATCAACGAGGACGCGGTGTTGGCCGCGTGGGTCGAGCAGGCCGAGCGGATGCAGGCCGAGGCGCTGGCCGAGCTGTCGCAGGCCGGGATCCTGCCAGCCGACGTGGAGACTCAGGTCGCGGCCGGGGGGTCCTGGGCTGCGACGCTGGATCGCTTCAGTTGGGATCGCGATGAGGTCCTGGTGATCGGATCCTCCTCCGCATCCTTCATGTCGCGGCTGTTCCTGGGCTCGAGCGGGACCAAGATCGTCCGGCACTCGCCCGTCCCGGTGATCGTGGTGCCCTAG
- a CDS encoding alpha/beta hydrolase, whose amino-acid sequence MMHTVLIPGLWLDGSAWDPVLAHLKADATAITLPGQGDGFADATLDDQVDAVVRAIDAVEGPVLLVGHSAASSLAWLGADRRTDKVAKVALIGGMPAQDGQAYAGFFEPVDGVVAFPGWEPFEGPDSEDLTEQQKAQIAADAHPVPAAVTQGVVRLADERRYDIPVVMICPEFSPEDAKAWVEAGEIPEIAKAGDVSYVDIDSGHWPMWSKPAELAAILDELT is encoded by the coding sequence ATGATGCACACGGTCCTGATCCCCGGTCTCTGGCTGGACGGGTCAGCATGGGACCCCGTGCTGGCCCACCTCAAGGCCGACGCGACCGCGATCACGCTGCCAGGTCAGGGCGACGGGTTCGCCGACGCGACCCTCGATGACCAGGTCGACGCGGTGGTCCGCGCCATCGACGCCGTCGAAGGTCCGGTGCTGCTGGTGGGGCATTCCGCAGCGTCCTCGCTGGCCTGGCTGGGGGCGGACCGGCGTACCGACAAGGTCGCGAAGGTGGCGCTGATCGGTGGCATGCCCGCTCAGGACGGTCAGGCGTACGCCGGCTTCTTCGAGCCCGTCGACGGTGTCGTCGCCTTCCCCGGCTGGGAGCCGTTCGAGGGGCCTGACTCCGAAGACCTCACCGAGCAGCAGAAGGCCCAGATCGCGGCGGACGCCCACCCCGTGCCCGCTGCGGTGACGCAAGGCGTCGTACGCCTGGCGGACGAGCGCCGCTATGACATCCCCGTGGTGATGATCTGCCCCGAGTTCTCACCCGAGGACGCGAAGGCGTGGGTCGAGGCCGGGGAGATCCCCGAGATCGCCAAGGCCGGTGACGTGTCCTACGTCGACATCGACTCGGGCCACTGGCCGATGTGGAGCAAACCTGCCGAGCTCGCAGCGATCCTCGACGAACTCACCTAG